The DNA region GGAAGGACGCTACCAAACCGTGGCGGGCTTCGTGATTGCTTCGTTGGGCCACATTCCCAAGGCCACGGACACGTTTCACTGGAATGGCTTCCGGTTTGAGGTGGTGGATATGGATGGCAACCGGGTTGATAAAATCCTGGTTTCCAAACCCAGCACGGCTCCGAGCGCTTCAGAGCCGCCCACGGCTGATTAAGGGCAGCGCGACCTCAGGATCACGCTTAAATCACTTAAATTCCTTGGGGCCGAGGGCGATCGCGCTGGGCAACTGTCACAGTGTCTTGATGGGATGAGCGATGGGAATGGGCGGTGTGGTTGGGGTCGATCCAGGTGTATTGGCCAGGTTCATTGCGTTGACCAGTTGGTCAGCGGGTTGATGAACGGATTGATCACGAACCGATCATCCCAACCGTGATCGCCTCCGAGATTTTTTGATTAATTTCGATCGACCCATTTCCCGATCGACCCACTTCCCGATCGGGCAACTTTTGCAGTCAATTAATGTACGATATTCAAAATACGCTCTGACAGATTTTGGATCAATTATTCAAAACCCAATTTAGGCTACCCATCAATTGTGGGCAAATTGCAAAATTCAAAACTTCTAATCTTATAACAAATTGTGCTTTGTCAGGTAAGGGGTGATCACCTGACCCCCTTGTGGAAAACTGCCCGATCGGGGCAAAATCTGTGGAAAACCTGTGGAAAAGTACCCCTATTCTGTGGAAAACCTGTGGAAAAATACCCCTCTTTCTGTGGAAAAAAAAAAGTGTCTGTGGAAAACTTGACTAAGTATAAATACCCTGTGGAAAAATACCCCCCCTTTTTCCACAGGGTTTTCCACAGGGTGTGATCGCTGAAAGGTTCATGAAATAAGGATTTTTTTGAGTTTTCCACATTTCCACAGGGCCCTACTACTACTATCTATTTAAAAAATAAGAAAGAGAAGAAGAGATAGATAGTCCAGCCCAAAAATTTTCTTGGAAACGGCCAAAATTCTTCGGGGAGACGGTCTGTTTCTCTCGAACTCAGGATCCAGTTTTTAGCCTAGTCGATCGAGCCGGAATCGCAACCGACCAGTGAGGCAGTGGCCGCTAGGGGCTGGAGACGACAGGGTTCGAGCTGGGCTGAGTTTGAAACCCAGCGGTTGACGGATCCGAAAACGGCTAAAACCCAGACAGAATCAGGATCTGAGCGCTCAAAGTTCGCTGCGCTTGAGGCCGAGCCGATCGGCAAGTCTGAGGGCGATCGAACCCTTTGAAAACGGCTAAAACCCAAGCCAGGCTTTGATTGTTGCGATCGCGCTTCGACTTTCCAGCAGGCGATCGGGCTGCAAAGTCACGGGTTACTCCCGATGGCCAAAACGGCGATTTTGGGTTAAACTCAGGGCTGCTCATCGGGGCCAAATTTCCCCCGGCGGCGGTCGCCGTTTTCCACAGAACAGCCCCGAAACCCAAGCCCCAGAAGCCATGAAGCTGCTTTGCGCCCAAAGCGACCTGAGTGCCAACCTGTCCCTGGTCAGCCGTGCCGTCCCGTCACGGCCGACGCACCCGGTTTTGGGCAATGTGCTGCTGACCTGCGATGCGGGCACTCAGCGCGTGAGTTTGACCGCCTTTGACCTCAGCTTGGGCATCCAGACCAGCTTCCCGGCGGAAGTGGAAGATTCTGGGGAAATCACGTTGCCGGCCAAGCTTTTCGCGGACATTGTGGGCAAGCTGCCCAACGGCACGGTGTCGCTGGATGCGAACGAGGACTGCTCAGCGGCAATTTCCGCCCAGTCCAGCCGCTACCAGATTCAGGGCATGAGCGCCGAAGAATTCACAACCCTGCCGGTGGTGGAAACGGGCGAAGCGGTTTACCTGCCGGTGGCGGCGCTGTTGGAGGGGATGCGCGGTTCCCTGTTCGCCGCCAGCAACGACGAAACGAAGCAGATTTTGACCGGGGTTCACCTGTCGGTGGAGACCGATTCCCTGGAGTTTGCGGCGACCGATGGCCACCGGCTGGCGGTGGTGCGGGCGGCAATGGTGGAGGACGAAGAGACGGAAACGGGTACGGTGGAACCCTTTGCGGTGACGGTTCCGGGTCGGACGCTGCGGGAGCTGGAGCGGATTTTGGCGGCGCAGCAGTCGAGCGAACCGGTGGCCCTGTACTGCGATCGGGGGCAGTTGGCCTTGCAGTGGGGAGATTATTACCTCACCAGCCGCACCCTGGAAGGGCAATACCCGGCTTATAACCAGCTCATTCCCCGCCAGTTCGATCGCCAGGTGACCGTGGAGCGGAAGTTGTTGCTGGGGGCGCTCGATCGAATCTCGGTGATTGCTGACCAAAAGAGCAACCACATCGTCAAGTTCTCGATCGACGCAACGAACCAAAGTCTAGGCATTTCCGCCGATGCACAAGATGCGGGCAGCGGTCGCGAAACGATCGAATCGGCCCAAATTTCCGGTGAGGACATCGACATCGCCTTCAACGTCAAGTACTTGATGGAATCGCTGAAAAACCTGACCACAACAGAGATTCAGCTTCAAATGAACACGCCCACCAGCCCGGTGGTGATCACGCCTTTGGGTGGCGCAAAGGCAACCCATTTGGTGATGCCGGTGCAGGTGCGGAGCTAGGTTCAGGTTGACCGCAGGCGTTAATCGCTTGATGTTGTTGGTGTTAACTGCTAGTTCAGTTGCCCTTGCTTTTACCCTTGCTTTGGAATTTCCTAGCGTGGGCTAAATATTTTAAAGATTATGCCCGTTGCGGTTTCTAGCAGCCCCAGGAAGCCCAGTGAAATGCAACTGACAAGGGATGGCTCGAATTTCCAAAATCAGCGGCTTTTGCGGCAGTTTTTGCCTCCGTTGGGCCAATGGCTGGGGATTGTGGGGGCCATCGCCTGCTGCTGGGCCGCTCCTGTTTGGGCAGAATCAGCCCCGATACCAGCCCCGATGGGGGTGTCGCCGTCCATGACTGACCCCAGCACTTTGGCGAGTGCTCCGGTCAGCGCCCCGATCGCCATTCCTGCCACGCCTAACCCACAACTGGCACAAGACCTCTTAATCAATCCGGGTGATCCGGGGGTTTTTGATCGGTTCTGGGCCGACCTGGCTGGATCGCAAGTGATTTATCTGGGGGAAGTTCACGACCGATCCGCCGATGTGCCGATCAAATTGGAGGTTATCCACAGGACTTTTCAACAGGTGGAAAACTTTTCGCGCCAGGGTCAGCCCGGCCGGCTGGTCATTGCGCTGGAAATGTTTCAACAACCGTTCCAGTCGGCCTTGGATGACTACTTGGCGGGGCGGATTGACGAAGCCACCCTGCGCGATCGCACGGAATTTGACCAACGCTGGGGATTCGACTGGGAAATTATTGCGCCGATTTTGCGGTGGGCACGCGATCGGGGTGTGGCCGTGGTGGCCTTGAACCTGCCCGTGGAAGTGACTCGCCAAATTGGTCGCCAGGGCTGGGATGCGCTCCCCGCCGAGGCTTGGCAATGGTTGCCCCCGCCCAATGAATTGCAACTGGGGTCTGCGGGTTACCGGGCCTGGTTGCGAGAAATTTATGACGAAATTCATCAACAGCACGGAGCCAGCGCCCAAAGTAGCGCCCAGAGTTCTGGGAGTGCCGATCGCACGGAACGCTTTAACCGATTTTTGGCCGCTCAGGCCGCTTGGGACGAAACCATGGCGGCGGGCATTGCTCGGTTGCTGCAACGGCCGGGCGATCGGGTGGTGACCATTTTGGGTCGTGGCCACATGGTCTATGGGTGGGGCGTGCCCGATCGGCTGGCCCGGCGCAAACCCGATGTGGTGCAGCGATCGATCCTGTTGGGCCCCCTGGAAGCCCCCGAAATTTACCGCGATGGACGATCGATCAGTCACTACTGGTGGCCCAGTGCCCGATCGGCCCCGTGAAATTACTGATTAATCCAAGGGTTGATTAGTAATATTATGAGTCAGCATTATGAGTAAACGAGACCAACTCATGCTTAACAGCATTGCTTAGGGTTTGTCATCGTCTTTGGGAGAAGTGAGTTGAGCTTTGCTTCAGTTTCGGATGCTCCGACGTTTCAGGAGCGAGTTGCGCATCTGACCGAACAGCTTGAGCGATTTGCTCAAAAAGATCTTGATCCAACGGTTCGTGATGAATTAGCACTCGACATTCTGTGCGATCGAGATACCTTGCAAGCCATCCTCAAGGACTTGGCAAAGCATCAGCAACTGGAAGCCGCCACCGTTTCAGAAATCGACGCGCTCGATCGTCGCCTGGCAACCCTGGACTCAAAATTTCTGGCCATTGCAGCCTTGCCCCGTTGGCGAGATACCTTTGATCCTGGCCCTAACGCCTGGTGGTGGTTTCCCGAAGCCGAAGGCTCCAAGCCCAAAATTGCAACCCGACGACGGGAAATTTTCTGGCGGGGGGTGTCCGTTGTGTCCCTCCTGGCCACTGCCAGTGCCGCCAGCACCATCCTGCCGGTTTTCTCGATCGGGGGATTTGGCTTAGGAGAAGCCCTGGCCAGCGCCGGCCAGGTGACCGGGCTGGCCGTGTTGGGGCGTGGCGTGCTCACCCCCGAAGGAACCAAGGCCCTCAAACAGTTTTGCGCGAGGTTTTCGATTCCCGGCCAGTGGTATAGCGAGGCGATCGCCGCCTTTTCCATCACCCTTGGCGCTTTGTCCATGTGGGCCGCCCAAGACGGTCTGCCCCGGTGGTTTAACTATGCCGCCAATCAGCACTATCAACAGGGCGAGCTAGAGGAAGCCCGTGTAAATTATCAAAAAACGCTTTCTCTGATGCCCAACAATGACGAAGCCTCATTGGGGCTGGGATTGGTTTATGAATCCCTGGGGCAACTCAAAGAAGCTGGCGATTCTTATCGGCAAGTGGCTGACCAAGGCGACCCGATCGCCCTCAGTCGATTGGCACGAGTTCAGTTCTCTTTGTTGCTGAAAACCAAGCGATCCGACACGTTACTTCGCAATCAACAAACCTCGGAAGTCGAAGCCCTTTTAAAACTGGCACTGCACCGCATTGACATGAGGGGTCTATCAACCATTGATGCCGCTAACCAGCGCTATCAAATCTACCGAAATTTGGGGTGGTTGCGTTGGTGGCAACGGGATTATATCGGTGCGGAATCTGTCTTGAAACGTGCCATTAGAGAAGATGAATCTTTTCCCGAAAAACAGCTTGGCACAGGTCTTTCCCATTGCTTGCTGGCTCAAATTTATCGTGAAGAACAACGGGAGACGGAAGCCACTGCGGAATACAACATCTGTGTGCAAAAATCGCGGCCGGAAACCCTCACAGAATATGAATGGTTCTTCCAAGTGGGGCAAGGACGGATGGCGACCTGTGTTGATACCAGCGCTGTGATGCGCGGCACAAGCCGAGAGATTATCCGAAAACTACCCCTTTGTACGGAAGACGATCCAGGGCGCAAGAATTCTGTTGCGCCGGATCCCACTCAACCGGTCATTCAGTCATCGCCCAGCTCGATGACCGGAACCGTTGCACCACCTAGCCCTTAACCCAGGAAAGAGATTGAAGAGGAAGAGGGTTCCCGATCGCCCGTTGCGCCACTCGATCGACTATCCAAAACCGATTGGGTCAGTTGGACAATTTCCGGAAACGCAAAGTTTTCCGTTAAGTGGGTCAGGGTTTGAAAGAGGTCGTAATAAGGGCTAGGAATCTGTTGCAAGAGTTGAGTAATGGTTTGATCAGAACAGGTAAGGGCCGCATGGTGTAAAGCGGCAATCCAAGCCTGGGGCATCACCGATAAATCCACGGTGGGTGGCTGGTTGATCGCGCCTAGGGAGCTGACAGAGCGATCGGGCACATCGGTTCTGAGTTCTGCATAACGGTACTTTAAGGGCAAATATTTTGCCATCATCTGAAAGGGTTCATCGAGGGCAAAAGGCTTGCTCATATAGTCATTACAACCGGCTGCGATCGCCAGCGAAGGATCATCGGCAGACCCCTGGGCCGTAATGGCAATGATCGTGGTTAAGGAAAAGGGTGCTTGATGCTGACTTTCCCAACGCCGTTGCTCCAGAGTGCGAATTTTTCGCGTTGTGGCATAACCATCTAATCCTGGCATTCGCAAATCCATCCAAATCAGATGGGGCTGCCAATCTTGCCATTGGGCGATCGCTTCTAAACCGTTTCTTGCTTCATGAATTTGCAAACCCAAACAGGACAGTAGCCGCACCAAAAGCTGGCGATTTTCTGTTTGATCATCCACCACCAAAATCCGATAGTCCGTGCGATCGCTCGCTAACCCCACAATTTGGGGAATCGGCGTATTGGTTTGCGATATCGCCTGATGAGTCACCAAAACAGGGAGATAAAAGCGGAAAAGGCTGCCTTGGCCCAGTTGGCTTTCAGCGGTAATTTCTCCACCCATTAACTCCACCAGTTGGCGACTAATGGCTAAACCCAAGCCGGTTCCACTATGGGCATCTTGGTGATCCATTGCCTGCACAAAATCATCAAAAATGGTTTCCAAATGTTCAGGAGCAATGCCAATTCCACTATCTTGAACCTCAAACAGTAAGGTGGTTTGGGTGGGCGTAGAGGGCGATCGCTCCGTTGATGCGCCATTCGTAGCAACCGAATTAGGAATAGGTGTTATCTCTGAGGAAACTGCCTCAAAATCAGGAATATTTGGGGGTGAAGTTTCCGTAACAGGGGGTAACTGGTTTGGGCTGCTGTTGTGGGAACGTAGCCGCACTCGAATAAAGCCTGTTTGCGTAAACTTCAGGGCGTTGCTAATCAAATTAATCAAAACTTGCTCTAGCTTTCGGCCATCAACCAGGGCATGGGTGGGTAATAATTCGGCCAGTTGTAAATCTAGCTGTAGTCCCTTATGTTGGGCTTGCAACAAAAATAGATCGGCCACACTTTGCATTAATTCCCGCAGGTTAATGACCTGAGGCGCGAGGGTTAATTTACCGGCTTCTATTTTAGATAGATCTAAGATCTCGTTGATGAGTTTTAAAAGATGCTCACCACTGCGATAAATTCGCTGTAAGTCGTCCCGCTGGGTGGGTGACAAAACCGCTTCTCGCTGCAAAATATTGGTAAATCCAAGAATAATGTTGAGAGGGGTTCGGAGTTCATGGCTCATTTTGGCCAGGAAGGTACTTTTCGCACGGTTAGCCACTTCTGCGGCCTCTTTGGCTTGATGTAACTCCCGTTCCACTTGTTTTCGATCGCTGATGTCACTGAGGATGCCAATCAGGCAATCTTGACCTTCCAAATAGCTGATGGTGGCTGAGAGCAGAACCGTTTTAATTTCACCAGATTTGGTGCAAAATTCCGTTTCAAATTCGCGAATCCATCCCTGCTCTTTCACGATATTTCGAAACTCAATCAAATCATTGGGATCTTTCCAAAGCTGCATTTCAGTGCAGGTTTTGCCCACCATTTCCATGTGAGAATAGCCCAAAATTCGTGTGAAATTATCATTAATATTCAAGCAATAACCATCATTGACTTTGGCAATCCAGGCGGCTTCTGGGCCGGCTTGAAAGATGGTGGCGAATTTTAATTCTGATTGACGCAGGGCCAGTTCCATCCGTTTTTGATCGGTGATGTTGGTGATGGTTCCCACCAGTTTCACCACTCGACCCTGTTGATCAAAAATCGGCTCGCCGCGACTGATCAGATAGATGATTGATCCGTCGCGCCGTTGGATGCCATGTTCGATCGTGTAGGGAATTCCTTGCTCGATCGCCTCCGTGACCGTGGCCACAAATCGCGGGCGATCGGCCTCGGGGAGCAAATCAAAAAGGTCAGGATGGCCCGGTTCTTGGGCATCGGGTTCCAATCCCAAAATGCGAAACTGTTCCGCAGACCAAGTGCTTGTGCCCGTCGCCACATCAAATTCCCAACTGCCCACCTGGGCAATCCGTTGGGCTTCCGTGAGGGCCGCCGTTTTCTGGGCCACCTGTTGCTCCAGGTCACGGGCATAGGTGTGGCGGAGTTGGTCGGCCGCTTGCAAGGCTCCCACCATTTGCTGAAAGGCTTGGGTTAAGCGATTCACTTCCGCCACCCGCGTTTTGGGCAGGGGGTTGGCATGTTGGCCGGCGGCGATCGCCCGGGTTGCTTCTGTCAAATTTCGCAGCGATCGGCTCAAGCGTTTGGCCGTCCAAGTGCCCGTTCCCAAGGATCCTGCCAAGGCCAACAAACAAAACCAAAGATTTTGGCGATGATTAGCCTCAATCTCACCAATGAAATCGGCTTCCGGAACCGCCGTGACCACAAGCCAATGCAATCCATAGGCATCTTGGTAGGGGGTGACTTTCGTAAACAACGTGCCATTTTGAAAGGCTAATCGCCACCGTTGTTCCGTTTGAATGGCTTGCCATTGGGGATCTTTTTGTTGAAGTTGCTGGGCAATGGCCCTGGTTTCTGAATTACGACTTTGGGCCAGCGATAATCTTGTGGGATAGGGTTGGTTGGGTTGCTGAATGTAGGGCAATTCCAGGGTTGAAGTGGCCACCAAATTGCCCGATCGATCCACAATAAACGCCTGACCTCGGGGCGAAATCTGCAACTGATTGAGGAAGGTATTCAACCCCGACAATAAAACCGTGCGGCTTAAAACGCCGCGAAAATTGCGATTGCCATCATAAATTGGCAACAATGCATCAATGCCCAACATTGGAATCACGCGATGGGTGTAAACCGGTGACCAAGTGGGCTGGCGACTATTTTGGGCCCGTTGAAACCAGGCCGTTTGTCGCACATCATCGGTAATTTGATAGGCGGCTTCCAAGGGTTGCCCTTGGTCATTCACACGCGAATAGAGGCGCTGGTTGGGCAGGTTGGGGCTGGCCTCTGCCAGGAACTGTGTACCTACGGGATAGGATTTGCCCGTCAACTGCTCAATTTGTTGGCGCAACTCCAAATTGACCGATCGCACATAGCCCACCAGCAAGCCCCGATCGTTGGCAAACATGGTCGCCACCAGACTGGGATCCGTGGCCATCTGTTGCCACAGATAATCGCGCCAAGGGGTGGAGTCATCCAACGGCAGCTTGCCCCCTTGGATCGCTCGGCCATTGGCGGCCAAGGTGTGTTGTTGCTTGCTGAGCAGACTATCCACATGATCACGCACCCGGTGATCCACGGCATCCAGCAGGCGATTGGCCAAATTTTCTACGGAGGTTTGGCCGCTGCGGTAGGACCAATAGCCGACCAAGCTCACCGCCCCCACCACCTGCACCACAAAGGGAACCGTCAACACCCAAAACAGGCTGATGGCCGCAGAGCGATTGGCCACAGATCGATCGGGCTGATTTTGGCCATGCCGCAACAGCGAAATCCGTTGCCAAAGGCCTTGGATCCGACGAGGGAGCCGCATTTTTCGCCAGCGTGGCTGTTGAAGATTCATAGGCTCATGCGGGACTGACGGGGCAATTCAGGCGCGTTCAGGGGCCCTTGTCCTAGCGGTTTGGGAAATGACGGGGAGACTGGAGGCAGCGGCTTGGGTCGGAAATAGTCGGTTTGATTTGGGGCATGGGTGGGTAGTGGCATCCCAATCGCTCAGCGGTGGATGACCTGACTGCAATGGTGCGATCGACCGGTTTGCAATCCTCGACTGCGATCACAATCGGGGCCCGATCGCAGTTCGATCGCGCTGTTGCCTAACCAATCGCTTACAACTGGTATTAACACTATCAGCGACTGATGATCTGTAACGCTATCTACCTACTAATCGAGTAGATCTACTGAAGTGTTAGAAATATCACAGTGTTCTTTGCTCGATCGCTTGAACTCATATTGATAATTCTATTGATATCAACTTATGGAACTGAGGTTTTATAAGTTTTGTAAGTGTGCTGATCTGGCAAGAAATTGCCCTTGATGGCTCAGATTAGTTGAAAGTTTGATTCACCTAGTCAACCGCTGAAAAATTACCTTAAATGACTATACCAACCCATGAGAAAGAATTTTGGCTTGCTGGAAATTACGGCGAGTTAGTCCACCAGAGATCACAAGAATCCCAGGATGACAACAATACGAGTCCCTTGATTTTGAAAAGGGTAAATTGTGCAAGATTTGATCTGGGCTTAAGGATACTTAAAATTCCAGCAGAAACCAGATTGGGAATCGGCTATTCTGGACTAGGCCTTAACCTATGATTCGGGTTTTTGATTCCGCAAAAGTTAGGATAGTCAGTGTTAGAAAAATAACCCAATTGTCTTGGGCAGGGTGGCAAATTAGGTCACCTCATCAATGCACCCAAAATACTCCTGTTTTCCCCAAGGGTGATTGCTAAAGTTTTGTTCTGGAACTGACGCTTGGCAACCTGAGCCATCGCGGCGGTTGGCTGGGATGCCAGGGGCTCGGGTGAAAGTGCAACCGTGTTGATCAGGAATTTTTGATCAGAAATTGGCGAAGATCATCGGCTAGGATCGACGCAACTTTCAGGCCGTTTGGATAACTCCCATGTCTGCGACAGCATCGTTTATTCGCCAAAGCCAACTGCTGGGCCGCTTGGTGCTCGATCGCGCCACTACGGAAACTCTGGGCCATGTGGCCGCCCTGTGGGTGGATCCGCGAGCAGCCCGGGTGTTGGGGATTGTGATTCGATCGGGGCCGTTGCCGCTGAATTTGTCCTTGAAGTTGCCGCTGGGTGGCCCGTTGCGAGCCTGTGCCTGGGGTCAGGTGGTGGCGATCGGGGCGGATAGCGTGTTGGTGGATCTGGGAACCCAAGGGGAGAGCCTGCAACAGCCGGAGGGAGCCTTTGACCTTGTGGGTCACGAGGTT from Limnothrix sp. FACHB-406 includes:
- the dnaN gene encoding DNA polymerase III subunit beta; this encodes MKLLCAQSDLSANLSLVSRAVPSRPTHPVLGNVLLTCDAGTQRVSLTAFDLSLGIQTSFPAEVEDSGEITLPAKLFADIVGKLPNGTVSLDANEDCSAAISAQSSRYQIQGMSAEEFTTLPVVETGEAVYLPVAALLEGMRGSLFAASNDETKQILTGVHLSVETDSLEFAATDGHRLAVVRAAMVEDEETETGTVEPFAVTVPGRTLRELERILAAQQSSEPVALYCDRGQLALQWGDYYLTSRTLEGQYPAYNQLIPRQFDRQVTVERKLLLGALDRISVIADQKSNHIVKFSIDATNQSLGISADAQDAGSGRETIESAQISGEDIDIAFNVKYLMESLKNLTTTEIQLQMNTPTSPVVITPLGGAKATHLVMPVQVRS
- a CDS encoding ChaN family lipoprotein, producing MQLTRDGSNFQNQRLLRQFLPPLGQWLGIVGAIACCWAAPVWAESAPIPAPMGVSPSMTDPSTLASAPVSAPIAIPATPNPQLAQDLLINPGDPGVFDRFWADLAGSQVIYLGEVHDRSADVPIKLEVIHRTFQQVENFSRQGQPGRLVIALEMFQQPFQSALDDYLAGRIDEATLRDRTEFDQRWGFDWEIIAPILRWARDRGVAVVALNLPVEVTRQIGRQGWDALPAEAWQWLPPPNELQLGSAGYRAWLREIYDEIHQQHGASAQSSAQSSGSADRTERFNRFLAAQAAWDETMAAGIARLLQRPGDRVVTILGRGHMVYGWGVPDRLARRKPDVVQRSILLGPLEAPEIYRDGRSISHYWWPSARSAP
- a CDS encoding tetratricopeptide repeat protein, which translates into the protein MSFASVSDAPTFQERVAHLTEQLERFAQKDLDPTVRDELALDILCDRDTLQAILKDLAKHQQLEAATVSEIDALDRRLATLDSKFLAIAALPRWRDTFDPGPNAWWWFPEAEGSKPKIATRRREIFWRGVSVVSLLATASAASTILPVFSIGGFGLGEALASAGQVTGLAVLGRGVLTPEGTKALKQFCARFSIPGQWYSEAIAAFSITLGALSMWAAQDGLPRWFNYAANQHYQQGELEEARVNYQKTLSLMPNNDEASLGLGLVYESLGQLKEAGDSYRQVADQGDPIALSRLARVQFSLLLKTKRSDTLLRNQQTSEVEALLKLALHRIDMRGLSTIDAANQRYQIYRNLGWLRWWQRDYIGAESVLKRAIREDESFPEKQLGTGLSHCLLAQIYREEQRETEATAEYNICVQKSRPETLTEYEWFFQVGQGRMATCVDTSAVMRGTSREIIRKLPLCTEDDPGRKNSVAPDPTQPVIQSSPSSMTGTVAPPSP
- a CDS encoding ATP-binding protein, translated to MNLQQPRWRKMRLPRRIQGLWQRISLLRHGQNQPDRSVANRSAAISLFWVLTVPFVVQVVGAVSLVGYWSYRSGQTSVENLANRLLDAVDHRVRDHVDSLLSKQQHTLAANGRAIQGGKLPLDDSTPWRDYLWQQMATDPSLVATMFANDRGLLVGYVRSVNLELRQQIEQLTGKSYPVGTQFLAEASPNLPNQRLYSRVNDQGQPLEAAYQITDDVRQTAWFQRAQNSRQPTWSPVYTHRVIPMLGIDALLPIYDGNRNFRGVLSRTVLLSGLNTFLNQLQISPRGQAFIVDRSGNLVATSTLELPYIQQPNQPYPTRLSLAQSRNSETRAIAQQLQQKDPQWQAIQTEQRWRLAFQNGTLFTKVTPYQDAYGLHWLVVTAVPEADFIGEIEANHRQNLWFCLLALAGSLGTGTWTAKRLSRSLRNLTEATRAIAAGQHANPLPKTRVAEVNRLTQAFQQMVGALQAADQLRHTYARDLEQQVAQKTAALTEAQRIAQVGSWEFDVATGTSTWSAEQFRILGLEPDAQEPGHPDLFDLLPEADRPRFVATVTEAIEQGIPYTIEHGIQRRDGSIIYLISRGEPIFDQQGRVVKLVGTITNITDQKRMELALRQSELKFATIFQAGPEAAWIAKVNDGYCLNINDNFTRILGYSHMEMVGKTCTEMQLWKDPNDLIEFRNIVKEQGWIREFETEFCTKSGEIKTVLLSATISYLEGQDCLIGILSDISDRKQVERELHQAKEAAEVANRAKSTFLAKMSHELRTPLNIILGFTNILQREAVLSPTQRDDLQRIYRSGEHLLKLINEILDLSKIEAGKLTLAPQVINLRELMQSVADLFLLQAQHKGLQLDLQLAELLPTHALVDGRKLEQVLINLISNALKFTQTGFIRVRLRSHNSSPNQLPPVTETSPPNIPDFEAVSSEITPIPNSVATNGASTERSPSTPTQTTLLFEVQDSGIGIAPEHLETIFDDFVQAMDHQDAHSGTGLGLAISRQLVELMGGEITAESQLGQGSLFRFYLPVLVTHQAISQTNTPIPQIVGLASDRTDYRILVVDDQTENRQLLVRLLSCLGLQIHEARNGLEAIAQWQDWQPHLIWMDLRMPGLDGYATTRKIRTLEQRRWESQHQAPFSLTTIIAITAQGSADDPSLAIAAGCNDYMSKPFALDEPFQMMAKYLPLKYRYAELRTDVPDRSVSSLGAINQPPTVDLSVMPQAWIAALHHAALTCSDQTITQLLQQIPSPYYDLFQTLTHLTENFAFPEIVQLTQSVLDSRSSGATGDREPSSSSISFLG